A single Sorex araneus isolate mSorAra2 chromosome 8, mSorAra2.pri, whole genome shotgun sequence DNA region contains:
- the ATP1A3 gene encoding sodium/potassium-transporting ATPase subunit alpha-3: MGDKKDDKSSPKKGKATKSRDMDDLKKEVAMTEHKMSVEEVCRKYNTDCVQGLTHSKAQEILARDGPNALTPPPTTPEWVKFCRQLFGGFSILLWIGAILCFLAYGIQAGTEDDPSGDNLYLGIVLAAVVIITGCFSYYQEAKSSKIMESFKNMVPQQALVIREGEKMQVNAEEVVVGDLVEIKGGDRVPADLRIISAHGCKVDNSSLTGESEPQTRSPDCTHDNPLETRNITFFSTNCVEGTARGVVVATGDRTVMGRIATLASGLEVGKTPIAIEIEHFIQLITGVAVFLGVSFFILSLILGYTWLEAVIFLIGIIVANVPEGLLATVTVCLTLTAKRMARKNCLVKNLEAVETLGSTSTICSDKTGTLTQNRMTVAHMWFDNQIHEADTTEDQSGTSFDKSSHTWVALSHIAGLCNRAVFKGGQDNIPVLKRDVAGDASESALLKCIELSSGSVKLMRERNKKVAEIPFNSTNKYQLSIHETEDPNDNRYLLVMKGAPERILDRCATILLQGKEQPLDEEMKEAFQNAYLELGGLGERVLGFCHYYLPEEQFPKGFAFDCDDVNFTTDNLCFVGLMSMIDPPRAAVPDAVGKCRSAGIKVIMVTGDHPITAKAIAKGVGIISEGNETVEDIAARLNIPVSQVNPRDAKACVIHGTDLKDFTSEQIDEILQNHTEIVFARTSPQQKLIIVEGCQRQGAIVAVTGDGVNDSPALKKADIGVAMGIAGSDVSKQAADMILLDDNFASIVTGVEEGRLIFDNLKKSIAYTLTSNIPEITPFLLFIMANIPLPLGTITILCIDLGTDMVPAISLAYEAAESDIMKRQPRNPRTDKLVNERLISMAYGQIGMIQALGGFFSYFVILAENGFLPSNLVGIRLNWDDRTINDLEDSYGQQWTYEQRKVVEFTCHTAFFVSIVVVQWADLIICKTRRNSVFQQGMKNKILIFGLFEETALAAFLSYCPGMDVALRMYPLKPSWWFCAFPYSFLIFVYDEIRKLILRRNPGGWVEKETYY; encoded by the exons ATGGGG GACAAGAAAGATGACAAGAGCTCGCCCAAGAAGGGCAAGGCCACCAAGAGCCGGGACATGGATGACCTCAAGAAGGAGGTGGCTATG ACAGAGCACAAGATGTCAGTGGAAGAGGTGTGCCGGAAGTACAACACAGACTGCGTGCAG GGTCTGACCCACAGCAAAGCTCAGGAGATCCTGGCCCGGGACGGGCCGAACgcgctcaccccaccccccaccactcccGAGTGGGTCAAGTTCTGCCGTCAGCTCTTCGGGGGTTTCTCCATCTTGCTGTGGATCGGGGCCATCCTCTGCTTCCTGGCCTACGGCATCCAGGCGGGCACCGAAGACGACCCATCTGGCGACAAC CTGTACCTGGGCATTGTGCTGGCCGCCGTGGTCATCATCACCGGCTGCTTCTCCTACTACCAGGAGGCCAAGAGCTCCAAGATCATGGAGTCCTTCAAGAACATGGTTCCCCAG CAAGCCCTGGTGATCCGGGAAGGGGAAAAGATGCAGGTGAATGCCGAGGAGGTGGTCGTCGGGGACCTGGTGGAGATCAAGGGCGGAGACCGAGTCCCGGCCGACCTGCGCATCATCTCGGCTCACGGCTGCAAG GTGGACAACTCCTCACTGACTGGCGAGTCTGAGCCACAGACCCGTTCTCCTGACTGCACGCACGACAACCCCCTGGAGACCCGCAACATCACCTTCTTCTCCACCAACTGTGTGGAAG GCACTGCTCGGGGCGTGGTGGTGGCTACCGGGGACCGCACGGTCATGGGCCGCATCGCCACCCTGGCCTCGGGGCTGGAGGTGGGCAAGACGCCCATCGCCATCGAGATTGAGCACTTCATCCAGCTCATCACTGGCGTGGCCGTCTTCCTGGGCGTCTCCTTCTTCATCCTCTCCCTCATCCTTGGCTACACCTGGCTGGAGGCTGTCATCTTCCTCATCGGCATCATCGTGGCCAATGTGCCCGAGGGTCTGCTGGCCACTGTCACT GTGTGTCTGACGCTGACCGCCAAGCGCATGGCACGCAAGAACTGCCTGGTGAAGAATCTGGAGGCCGTGGAGACCCTGGGGTCCACATCCACCATCTGCTCCGACAAGACCGGGACCCTCACCCAGAACCGCATGACCGTCGCCCACATGTGGTTTGACAACCAGATCCACGAAGCGGACACCACGGAGGACCAGTCAG GAACCTCATTTGACAAGAGCTCACACACCTGGGTGGCGCTGTCCCACATCGCCGGGCTCTGCAACCGCGCTGTCTTCAAGGGCGGCCAGGACAACATCCCTGTGCTCAAG aggGACGTGGCCGGCGATGCCTCTGAGTCTGCCCTGCTGAAGTGCATCGAGTTATCCTCCGGCTCCGTGAAGCTGATGCGGGAACGCAACAAGAAAGTGGCCGAGATCCCCTTCAACTCCACCAACAAGTACCAG CTCTCCATCCATGAGACTGAGGACCCCAACGACAACCGCTACCTGCTGGTGATGAAGGGCGCCCCCGAGCGCATCCTGGACCGCTGCGCCACCATCCTGCTGCAGGGCAAGGAGCAGCCGCTGGACGAGGAGATGAAGGAAGCATTCCAGAACGCTTACCTGGAGCTCGGCGGCCTGGGCGAACGAGTGCTGG GTTTCTGCCATTACTACCTGCCCGAGGAGCAGTTCCCTAAGGGTTTTGCCTTCGACTGCGACGATGTGAACTTCACCACTGATAACCTCTGCTTCGTGGGTCTCATGTCCATGATTGACCCGCCCAGGGCCGCTGTCCCTGACGCGGTGGGCAAGTGCCGAAGTGCGGGCATCAAG GTCATCATGGTCACTGGCGATCACCCCATCACGGCCAAGGCCATTGCCAAGGGTGTGGGTATCATCTCTGAGGGCAACGAGACGGTGGAGGACATCGCGGCCAGGCTCAACATTCCCGTCAGCCAGGTCAACCCCCG GGACGCCAAGGCCTGTGTGATCCACGGCACCGATCTCAAGGACTTTACCTCGGAGCAGATCGACGAGATCCTGCAGAACCACACAGAGATCGTCTTTGCCCGCACCTCGCCCCAGCAGAAGCTCATCATTGTGGAGGGCTGTCAGAGACAG GGAGCCATCGTGGCCGTGACAGGAGATGGTGTGAACGACTCCCCTGCCCTCAAGAAGGCCGACATTGGCGTGGCCATGGGCATTGCTGGTTCTGACGTGTCCAAGCAGGCGGCAGACATGATTCTGCTCGATGATAACTTCGCCTCCATCGTCactggggtggaggagg GCCGCCTGATCTTCGACAACCTCAAGAAGTCCATCGCTTACACCCTGACCAGCAACATCCCCGAGATcacgcccttcctgctgttcaTCATGGCCAACATCCCGCTGCCCCTGGGCACCATCACCATCCTCTGCATCGACCTGGGCACCGACATG GTCCCcgccatctccctggcctacGAGGCTGCTGAGAGCGACATCATGAAAAGGCAGCCCAGGAACCCACGCACCGACAAACTGGTGAATGAGAGGCTCATCAGCATGGCCTACGGGCAGATCG GAATGATTCAGGCCCTCGGAGGCTTCTTCTCCTACTTTGTCATCCTGGCGGAAAATGGCTTCCTGCCTAGCAACCTGGTGGGCATCCGGCTGAACTGGGACGACCGCACCATCAATGACCTGGAGGACAGTTATGGACAGCAGTGG ACCTATGAGCAGAGGAAAGTGGTGGAGTTCACCTGCCACACGGCCTTCTTCGTGAGCATCGTGGTGGTCCAGTGGGCTGACCTGATCATCTGCAAGACCCGGAGGAACTCGGTCTTCCAGCAGGGCATGAA GAACAAGATCCTGATCTTCGGCCTGTTTGAGGAGACAGCCCTGGCCGCCTTCCTGTCCTACTGCCCTGGCATGGACGTGGCCCTCCGCATGTACCCGCTCAA gCCCAGCTGGTGGTTCTGTGCCTTCCCCTACAGTTTCCTCATCTTCGTCTACGACGAAATCCGCAAACTCATTCTGCGCAGGAACCCCGGGG GTTGGGTGGAGAAAGAAACCTACTACTGA